Genomic window (Streptomyces sp. RerS4):
GGCGAGGGGCGGGTACGACAGGAGGAACTGCTTCTTCTGCTCCGCCGTGGTGTCCCCGTAGTCGTTGATGACGATCACTTCGGGGTCGCGTTCGACGACGCTCTCCCAGCCGACCGTCGTCCAGGAGTCCGCCAAGTCCTGCATGACGTGGTCACCGCCCGCCTTCGTGATGATGTCGTGCGGGGCGGCGAAGCGTCCGGAGGTGAACGGCTTGTCCTGGCCGCTGTCGTAGAGGAAGACGCGGGGGCGCTCCGAGCCCTGCGGCGCCTTGGCCTGGGCGTCGGTGACCTGCTTCTTGAAGCCGGCGATCAGTTCCTGTGCGCGACCCTCGACACCGAAGAGCTTTCCGAGGTTGGTCAGGTCGGTGTAGAGCGCGTCGAGTGGCGGCATGATGCCGCGCGCCGAGGCGGGTCCGTTGCGGCAGGACTCCGTGAGGAGGTAGGAGTCGATGCCCACCGCTCGCAGGGAGTCGGGGGTGAGGCCCTTGTCCTCGCCGAAGCCGTAGTTCCAACCCGCGAAGACGAGGTCGGCGCGGGCGTCGAGGACCAGTTCCTTGGTGATCTGTTCCTTCGAGAGCCATTTCGCCTTGTCGTAGCCGCCCTTCCACGGAACGGCGGCCAGGTCGCCCTTGTCGTCCGGCATCACGAATCCCGCCATCCGGTCTTCCAGACCGAGCGCGAACATGATCTCGGTGATGCCGACGTCGTTGGTGACCACGCGCTCGGGGCGCTTGGCGTACGTCACCTGCCGTCCGCAGTTCTCGATGGTGACGGCGGCGGTCGCGGTCGCGGCGGTACGGTCCTCACTCGTTGCGGGGGACGCGACCTTGGCACCGCATCCGGTGAGGGTGAAGGCCAGTGCCACGGCCGCTGCCGTGACCGTGGCCGTACGCAGGCGGATCATCGAGGGGTCTCCTGTCGCTGAGGGTTGATTCGGTCGAAGAGCAGCTGTACGGCGTCGGTTTCCGGATGCCGTACGCGGTGGGCGCGGACCCCGAAGACCTCGGCCAGCAGCTCCGGGCCGAGGACGTCTTGCGGGGCGCCGGAGGCGACGATGCGGCCCCGGTCGATCACGTACAGGACGTCGCAATAGCGCGCGGCGAGGTTGAGGTCGTGGAGCGCGGCCAGGACGGTCAGGCCGAGCCCCCGAACCAGTTCGAGCACGTCCAACTGGTGGGCGATGTCGAGGTGGTTGGTCGGCTCGTCCAGTACCAGCACCCGGGGCTGCTGGGCGAGCGCGCGGGCGATGAGGGTGCGCTGCTTCTCGCCACCGGAGAGGGTGAGGAACCCCCGCTCGGCCAGGTGCGCCGCGCCGACGCGGGCGAGGGCGTCCGCACAGATCCCGTCGTCGGAGGAGGCGGAGGCGGAGGTCGAGGCAGAGGCAGAGGCGGAAGTGGAGGAGGCTGCGGTGCGGCCGATGCCGGCGCCGCGCCGGCGGTGGGGCAGCCGGCCCATCGCCACGACCTCGGCGACCGTGAAGTCGAACTCCGCCGAGGATTCCTGAGGCAGTGCGGC
Coding sequences:
- a CDS encoding ABC transporter substrate-binding protein; the encoded protein is MIRLRTATVTAAAVALAFTLTGCGAKVASPATSEDRTAATATAAVTIENCGRQVTYAKRPERVVTNDVGITEIMFALGLEDRMAGFVMPDDKGDLAAVPWKGGYDKAKWLSKEQITKELVLDARADLVFAGWNYGFGEDKGLTPDSLRAVGIDSYLLTESCRNGPASARGIMPPLDALYTDLTNLGKLFGVEGRAQELIAGFKKQVTDAQAKAPQGSERPRVFLYDSGQDKPFTSGRFAAPHDIITKAGGDHVMQDLADSWTTVGWESVVERDPEVIVINDYGDTTAEQKKQFLLSYPPLAQVSAVKNKRIIVLDYVDLVESPRNPAAITTLADYFGTVRGR
- a CDS encoding ABC transporter ATP-binding protein gives rise to the protein MRLDVEGLSIEVADALLVRDVTLAARSGQVVGLVGPNGSGKSTLLRCVYRALRPAAGAVRLDGEDLHAMDGRAGARLLAALPQESSAEFDFTVAEVVAMGRLPHRRRGAGIGRTAASSTSASASASTSASASSDDGICADALARVGAAHLAERGFLTLSGGEKQRTLIARALAQQPRVLVLDEPTNHLDIAHQLDVLELVRGLGLTVLAALHDLNLAARYCDVLYVIDRGRIVASGAPQDVLGPELLAEVFGVRAHRVRHPETDAVQLLFDRINPQRQETPR